Below is a window of Amphiprion ocellaris isolate individual 3 ecotype Okinawa chromosome 15, ASM2253959v1, whole genome shotgun sequence DNA.
CGCCCCGCGTTGTGACTCCTCCCTCTCCTCGTGCCTCCCAGAACCTTCCAGGCTACCGCTGTCCGGCTCCGCTGTCAAGATGCTCGGCCAGCAGGTTCTAGTTCTCAGTAAGTAccgaaaatacacaaaactgttCATGTTAAACGTCTAAGCCTGGTTGTTGTGACCCGGAGCCGCCCGCTGCCGCCGCTCCGCCCGGTTTGTAGCCGTTTACCGGCGCAGCGGCCCGGCTGCGACACAAAGCGGGGAGCGGCGTCTGAGCAGCAGCGGAGCATGTGTTAGCCATGCTAACCGTTAGCATCAACCAGCGAACGGGATTAAACGTTTGCATCATTATTTCTTATTCCATGTTAGCATCCGACAACCAGCTAACTGCTCCACCCAGCCGCTGTTAGCATCGTTAGCTCCTCGTGTGTTTATAGGCAGGAAGTTAGATACTAAGCTAACTTAAGCTAATTCATCCCCGTTACTCAGCATAGACGTacagttagcatgctaacggctaacgctGCTTTCATCCAGCATGATCTCAGATTAAATTTGTTCTGATGATTTAGTCATCGTGTAAACACGAGGCCTTCACTGTTGGCAGAAAGCTCCGGCTGTGAGTGAGAACAGTTTAACCTGCAGGTAATGAACTGATTTGGTATCAGTGGATTCTGTTATTGATTATCCTGATGGTGAaatcatattttactgttttcgaTGTGAAATTGTTCAtccattgtggttgttttttcagAATAATCGTTTTTTAGCTACATTTTATTAGCTAAATTAAATGTGGTAAAGGTCCTCAAATACCAAAAAATTATAGTGATTTTTATATTTGGGGATTAAAGTTCTTTAGTTTGACTGTTTCTGCTTTAATTATGATGAACTGAGAACTGGTTGTTGCAGAGACCCAGTTTATATAAGCCAACGGGATGTATAAGGAACAGTTACTACATATGTAGGACCAGTTACTACATATATAGGACCAGTTGGTAGATTTTTAGCACCAGTTACTCGATCTTTAAGACCAGTTAGTAGAGCTTTAAGATAAACTAAAAGATCTTTAGGAGCAGTTGGTAGATCTCTAGGACCACTTGATAGATCTTCAGGACCAGTTTGTAGATCTTTGGACCAGTTTATAGATCTTTAGGACCAGCTATTAGATCTTTTAGACCAGTTTGTAGGACTGGTTAATAGATCTTTAGCACCAGTTAGTAGATCATTAGGAAAAGTTACTAGATCTTTAGGACCAGTTACTAGATCTTTAGGACCAGTTTGTAGATCTTTAGGACCAGTCAGTAGATCTTTAGGACCAGTTAATAGTTATTTAGAACCAATCGTTAGATCTTTAGGAACAGTTAATAGATCTTTAGGACCAGTCAGTAGATCATTAGGACCAGTTACTTGATCTTTAGGACGGGTAACTAGACCTTTAGGACCAGTTGGTAGATCTTTAGGACCAGTTAGTAGATCTTTAGGAACAGTTGGTAGATCTTTAGGACCAGTTAGTAGATCTTTAGGAACAGTTGGTAGATCTTGCCGGCAGCTCTTATTGTGAtaattgtttgtgttgtttctgtgatttatttGAATTCTAGTTTAATCTGCAATTTTAAATTACttcaaatgttcagtttttgtgaaagaaaacataaaatgtgtaagagattattatttttgatttaatgttcttctgtaataaaaattattttttattaatttctttttatcatttaagGTTTAAACATGTTGAATATGTTAAATGCCTGTCAGTGTTTTGTAGTTGGCCTTTAAACTTATGTGAACATAAATAATGAGTGAATGAATGCTGTGATTCTTATCAGTAATCATTTGTTCACATCATTTTAGAAAACTTTTCTGGTACTTTGGTTGATCAACTGTTTGGACACTTTTTCTAATGTTTAACATGAGAAATAGTTCAACAAAAATGATCAGCACATTAATCTATAGTCCAAATAAGTATTACTTGAATTTGTGATCTGGTTTAAAGGTCAGACTGGTTGAAAATAAATGTGCTGCTGGATCATTGTTTTATTGATCCCAATCTGTATGTCTTTGTGCACAAACAATATTGTGATCATTGTGTTGATCGGTTCTGAACATCTGGGATCAGTGAACTGAAGTTTGGACTCTGGTGACTGATTAGACTTGAATTAATCTAAACCTGCCATCAGTCTGAAAAtatctttctgtgtgtttctctgcagaccAGAACGTGAAAAGAGAGTCGGGACGTAAAGTCCAGACTGGAAACATAAACGCTGCCAAGGTGAGTTCAGACGGTGAATCTTtgagtcctgcagctctgattcaTCACCTAGGAAACATTTACACTGACAGACTACTACAGATGCATTCATTAGCTGTCAgatattaaattatttaactgTTGAATTATCAAATCATCAGTTTCAGTAacttttaaaatagaaatagtattaattctgtgtttgcagcttcttcaatgtgaatattttctggtttctttcctctatgacaataaactaaatgtctttggacaaaacaggacatttgaggaactctGATGGATTCTTCCAGAAAATCATCCACAGTGAAAATAGTCGTCACCTTTAGCTTGACTTCAGATATTATCAATCTGATTGGTCAGCGGTCAAACTGAAGTTAACCTACAGTTACCGTAGTGATCTCACctagttaccatggagatctgtcTTTGTTAAAGCTGATAATCTGCCGACTCCTGTTTGTTTCAGACCATCGCAGATGTGATCAGAACCTGCCTCGGCCCACGGGCCATGATGAAGGTCAGACCTCCTCCATTTGCTTAGCCACATGTCACATACGTGTAACATACATGTAACACTGAGCTGCTAACAGgttatgtgtctgtttgtgtgtagaTGTTGCTGGACCCCACTGGAGGAATCGTGATGACCAATGATGGAAACGCCATCCTCAGAGaggtctctcacacacacacacacacacacacacacacacgcgcgcacacacgcgcacacagcTTCACCTCTGTTCACTTGTGTTTGGTTACTAATCTCCTGCATCTCCATGACAACAGATTCAGGTGCAGCATCCTGCAGCCAAGTCGATGATCGAGATCAGCCGCACGCAAGACGAAGAGGTGGGAGACGGAACCACATCGGTCATTATCCTGGGTGAGACATCACATGATCAAACACCAGAGAGGTCACATGATCAAACACCAGAGAGGTCACATGATGTAAcacctgtctctctgtctgtctgtcagctggTGAGATGCTGTCTGTAGCTGAGCAGTTCCTGGAGCAGCAGATGCATCCCACAGTGATCATCAGTGCCTACAGACAGGCTCTGGAGGACATGTTGGACACTCTGAAGGAGATCAGGTACGCTGGCAGTGTTTCAGGTATTTTGTCCACCCGGTGTGCAGCTCTTTACAGTAGAACCCTGATGAAGCAGGTTTGCTGCAGATGTGGAATCAGTGAATTCTAGTATTGATTAGCTGATCACTGTCCCCCAGCACCCCTGTGGACACGTCTGATCGATCCATGATGCTGAAGATCGTCCACTCTGCCATCAACACCAAAGCTCTGAGCCGCTGGTCTGAACTGGCCTGCAGCATCGCATTGGACGCCGTTCGTACggtggagctggaggagaacggACGCAAAGAGATCGACATCAAGAAGTACGCCAAGGTGGAGAAGGTACGAAGTGGACCCTCCCACTGAGCCACACCTGAACTCACCTTTACCTGTTCACGGCTCAACACGTGTTTAAGAACCAGTCTGATCCTGCTGCAGTTCTATGAACTCAGTTGTTtatcctacatttcccatgatgcccTGGTGTGTTCAGGTTCCAGGTGGGATCATCGAGGACTCGTGTGTGCTGAGAGGAGTGATGGTGAACAAAGATGTGACCCATCCGAGGATGAGACGAATGATCAAGGACCCACGAATCGTCCTGCTGGACTGTTCTCTGGAGTACAAGAAGGGCGAGAGCCAGGTACAATCCACACCCTAACTAGTACACACTAACTGTAACACACCCCGACTAATGCGCACTAGCTgtaacacacactaatgcaTTGTGTGCGTGCAGACGGACATTGAGATCAGTAAGGAGGAGGACTTTGCCAGAATCCTGCAGATGGAGGAAGAATACATCCAGCAGATCTGTGAGGACATCATCCGCCTCAAACCAGATCTGGTGTTCACCGAGAAAGGCATCTCAGGTACCTCACCTGCACCACACCTGTACTGCCCTTGTACTACACCTGCACCACATCTGTACCTCTGCTGTATCACACCTGTACCACATCATCCTGCCCCTCCAACAACTAAAGATGTAAAGTCACAGGTGAACACCGCAGTCACTCACTGATACTGTTCTGTCTTCAGATCTGGCTCAGCACTACCTGGTGAAGGCAAACATCACTGCCATCCGCCGCGTCAGGAAGACCGACAACAACCGCATCGCCAGGTACACTCACCTGCAGCCAATCAGCTGCAGCACCTGCATGTCAGTGAACTCTGAGGGTGTGTGAGCTTCAgttgactctctctctctctctctctgtctctctctctctgtctctctctctctgtctctctctctctctgtctctctctctctctctgtctctctctgtctctctctctctgtctctctctctctctctgtctctctctctctctctctctctctgtctctctgtctctctctctctgtctctctctctctctctctgtctctctctctctctgtctctctctctctctctctctgtctctctgtctctctctctgtctctctctctctgtctctctctctctctgtctctctctctgtctctctctctctctgtctctctctctgtctctctctctctctctctgtctctctctctctctgtctctctctctgtctctctctctctgtctctctctctgtctctctctctctctgtctctctctctctctctgtctctctctctctctgtctctctctctctctgtctctctctctgtctctctctctctctctctctctctgtctctctctccctctctctctgtctctctctctgtctctctctctctctgtctctctctctgtctctctctctctctgtctctctctctctgtctctctctctgtctctctctgtctctctctctctctgtctctctctctgtctctctctctctgtctctctctgtctctctctctctctctgtctctctctctctctgtctctctctctctgtctctctctctctctgtctctctctctctgtctctctctctgtctctctctctctctgtctctctctctgtctctctctgtctctctctctctgtctctctctctgtctctctctctctgtctctctctctctctctctctctctctctctgtctctctctctctctctctctctctgtctctctgtctctctctctgtctctctctctctctgtctctctctctctgtctctctctctctctgtctctctctctgtctctctctctctctctctctctctctctctctctctctctctctctctctctgtctctctctctctgtctctctctctgtctctctctctctgtctctctctctctgtgtctctctctctctgtctctctctctgtctctctctctctgtctctctctctgtctctctctctctgtctctctctctctctgtctctctctctctgtctctctctctctgtctctctctctctgtctctctctctgtctctctctctctgtctctctctctctctctctctctctgtctctctctctgtctctctctgtctctctctctctgtctctctctctctgtctctctctctgtctctctctctctgtctctctctctctctgtctctctctctctgtctctctctctgtctctctctctctctctgtctctctctctctgtctctctctctgtctctctctctctgtctctctctctgtctctctctctctctctctctctgtctctctctccctctctctcaggGCGTGCGGTGCTCGGATCGTGAGTCGGACTGACGAGCTGCGTGAGGAAGACGTTGGATTGGGGGCGGGGCTGTTTGAGGTGAAGAAGATTGGAGACGAATATTTTACCTTCGTCACGGAGTGCAAAGATCCCAAAGCGTGTACGATCCTGCTGCGAGGGGCGAGCAAGGAGATCCTGGCGGTGAGACGCCGATCCGTCCATCGGTTGATCTGTCGGTCGATTGGTTCTGTCTGTGACGCTGTCTGTGTCTGCAGGAGGTGGAGAGGAACCTGCAGGACGCCATGCAGGTGTGTCGCAACGTGCTGCTCGACCCGTCGCTGCTGCCTGGTGGCGGCGCCGTGGAGATGGCGGTGTCGAAGCGTCTGACGGAGCGTTCTCGCGCTCTGACCGGCATCGAACAGTGGCCGTACCGCGCTGTGGCCCAGGCGCTGGAGGTCATCCCCCGAACGCTGATCCAGAACTGTGGCGCCTCCACCATCCGAGTGCTGACATCACTGAGGGTAttcaaaataactttatttataattaAACTATTTGAAACCATAACTGAgggcatttaaaataaatttatatCAAAATAGCTTTATTTATAACTAGATAATTTGTAACCATCACTGAGGGCATTAacagtaactttatttatattggAATACCTTTAATTCTAACTAAACTATTTGAAACCATCAGTGAGGgcatttaaaataactttatttatgaccaaaataacttttatttccAACTAAATTATATGTAACCATCACTGAGagcatttaaaataactttatatataccaaaataatttt
It encodes the following:
- the cct3 gene encoding T-complex protein 1 subunit gamma, which codes for MLGQQVLVLNQNVKRESGRKVQTGNINAAKTIADVIRTCLGPRAMMKMLLDPTGGIVMTNDGNAILREIQVQHPAAKSMIEISRTQDEEVGDGTTSVIILAGEMLSVAEQFLEQQMHPTVIISAYRQALEDMLDTLKEISTPVDTSDRSMMLKIVHSAINTKALSRWSELACSIALDAVRTVELEENGRKEIDIKKYAKVEKVPGGIIEDSCVLRGVMVNKDVTHPRMRRMIKDPRIVLLDCSLEYKKGESQTDIEISKEEDFARILQMEEEYIQQICEDIIRLKPDLVFTEKGISDLAQHYLVKANITAIRRVRKTDNNRIARACGARIVSRTDELREEDVGLGAGLFEVKKIGDEYFTFVTECKDPKACTILLRGASKEILAEVERNLQDAMQVCRNVLLDPSLLPGGGAVEMAVSKRLTERSRALTGIEQWPYRAVAQALEVIPRTLIQNCGASTIRVLTSLRAKHTQDNSVSWGVDGETGCLSDMSSLGIWEPLAVKAQTYKTAVETAILLLRIDDIVSGHKKKDKEEQMGGPGAE